Proteins from a single region of Runella sp. SP2:
- the obgE gene encoding GTPase ObgE, with amino-acid sequence MATSNFIDYVKINCRSGAGGAGSAHFRREKFVDKGGPDGGDGGRGGHIIMKANSQHWTLLHLKYRKHIKAEAGVGGSGARCNGKQGNDVIIEVPLGTIARHPETGEVMGEVTEHDQEVILLKGGRGGLGNWHFRSATNQTPLYAQPGEPGQEEWIVLELKLLADVGLVGFPNAGKSTLLSTVSAARPEIADYPFTTLVPNLGVVAYRDFKSFVMADIPGIIEGASQGKGLGLRFLRHIERNSILLFLVPATSENAGDEYRTLLRELELYDPTLLDKERLLAISKMDLIDEEAKADLIKTLPTDIPHVFISAVMQEGINELKDLIWKVLNP; translated from the coding sequence ATGGCAACTTCCAATTTTATAGATTACGTTAAAATAAACTGTCGCTCGGGAGCGGGTGGAGCAGGTTCTGCACACTTCCGACGTGAAAAATTTGTGGACAAAGGTGGCCCTGACGGTGGCGACGGCGGACGTGGTGGGCACATCATTATGAAAGCAAACTCGCAGCACTGGACGCTCCTCCACTTGAAGTACCGCAAGCACATCAAAGCGGAGGCTGGTGTAGGTGGCAGCGGGGCGCGTTGCAACGGAAAGCAAGGAAATGACGTCATCATAGAAGTACCGCTCGGAACCATCGCGCGCCACCCCGAAACTGGGGAGGTGATGGGCGAAGTAACTGAGCACGATCAGGAGGTGATTTTGTTAAAAGGAGGACGCGGTGGTTTAGGAAACTGGCATTTTAGATCAGCAACCAACCAAACGCCCCTCTACGCCCAACCTGGCGAACCTGGACAAGAAGAATGGATTGTTTTGGAGCTAAAACTCCTTGCCGATGTGGGATTGGTTGGGTTTCCAAACGCTGGAAAATCAACCTTGCTCTCAACGGTATCGGCGGCAAGACCCGAAATCGCCGATTATCCGTTTACAACCCTTGTCCCTAACCTCGGAGTGGTAGCTTACCGCGATTTTAAATCGTTTGTAATGGCCGATATTCCTGGGATTATTGAAGGAGCTTCGCAAGGAAAAGGATTAGGATTACGCTTTTTGCGACACATCGAACGCAACTCTATTTTGTTGTTTTTGGTGCCCGCCACTAGCGAAAACGCAGGGGACGAATACCGTACCTTGCTTCGTGAATTAGAATTGTATGACCCAACTCTATTAGATAAAGAACGACTTTTGGCTATTTCTAAAATGGATTTAATTGACGAAGAGGCCAAAGCTGATCTCATCAAAACACTTCCTACCGACATACCGCACGTATTTATTTCGGCGGTGATGCAAGAAGGAATAAACGAGCTGAAAGATTTAATTTGGAAGGTTTTAAATCCTTAA
- a CDS encoding 4-hydroxy-3-methylbut-2-enyl diphosphate reductase: MKTFHIPEFYRSRIITPIKELRRKNDKLKRDLSPTVLDFGSVKFLIARHFGFCYGVENAIEIAYKAIEENPDKRIFLLSEMIHNPDVNRDLLERGVRFLMETTGRQIIPWEELKSDDIVVVPAFGTTIEIQNRLQLLGIDAYKYDTTCPFVEKVWNRAAQIGQKNYTIVVHGKPLHEETRATFSHSKEDAPTVIVKNQKQAERLARYITGEANKEEFFEEFSGQYSVGFDPEQDLQRIGVVNQTTMLASDTQGIADYLKQVMIKHYNLAPHEVESRFANTRDTLCYATNDNQDATYALLKEQADFVLIAGGYNSSNTSHIVELCETKFPTYFIESANKILDRNLIKHYDLHRKKEKVTENFIPDKDSVTIMLTCGASCPDAIIEGVLMRMLSFFPDARSLDEVVGEVL, from the coding sequence ATGAAGACTTTCCACATACCCGAATTTTATCGTAGTCGGATTATCACTCCTATCAAAGAGCTACGTCGTAAAAACGATAAGTTGAAGCGCGACTTATCGCCGACCGTGCTGGATTTCGGGTCGGTGAAGTTTCTCATTGCGCGGCATTTTGGGTTTTGCTACGGCGTCGAAAACGCCATTGAAATCGCCTACAAGGCCATCGAAGAAAACCCAGATAAGCGTATCTTCTTGTTGAGTGAAATGATTCATAATCCTGACGTTAATCGGGATTTATTGGAACGTGGCGTACGTTTTTTGATGGAAACGACAGGCCGCCAAATCATCCCATGGGAAGAATTAAAGTCGGACGACATCGTTGTGGTGCCTGCTTTTGGAACGACCATCGAAATTCAAAATCGCTTGCAACTTCTTGGCATCGACGCTTATAAATACGATACTACTTGTCCGTTTGTGGAAAAAGTGTGGAACCGCGCAGCCCAAATCGGACAGAAAAACTATACGATTGTCGTACACGGAAAACCGTTACACGAAGAAACGCGGGCTACGTTTTCGCACAGCAAAGAAGATGCTCCTACGGTCATTGTTAAAAACCAAAAACAAGCCGAACGTTTGGCCCGTTACATTACGGGGGAGGCCAATAAAGAAGAATTTTTTGAGGAGTTTAGTGGGCAATATTCCGTAGGTTTTGACCCAGAGCAGGATTTACAACGCATTGGAGTTGTCAACCAAACGACGATGCTTGCTTCGGATACGCAAGGAATCGCGGATTACCTTAAACAGGTGATGATAAAACACTACAATCTTGCCCCGCATGAAGTGGAAAGTCGTTTTGCCAATACGCGAGATACCCTTTGCTACGCCACTAACGATAACCAAGATGCCACCTACGCTTTGTTGAAAGAACAAGCTGATTTTGTGCTGATTGCTGGTGGTTATAACAGCTCCAATACTTCCCACATTGTAGAACTTTGTGAGACCAAATTCCCAACGTATTTTATTGAGTCGGCCAACAAAATTTTGGATCGTAACCTCATCAAACACTACGATTTACACCGAAAGAAAGAAAAAGTCACCGAAAACTTCATTCCAGACAAAGATTCGGTGACTATCATGCTTACTTGTGGGGCGTCTTGCCCTGATGCCATCATTGAAGGCGTTTTGATGCGGATGTTGTCCTTCTTCCCCGATGCGCGTTCGTTGGATGAAGTCGTAGGGGAAGTGTTGTAA
- a CDS encoding sialate O-acetylesterase: protein MKFSKTYLFYFVNFLLWLFLPLTIVAQIRITFPSSRIVFQRDNAGNGTIPITGQYTQSIDRVEARVVPMVSGQGEQTDWRTIQENPQGGFYSGSISVRGGWYELQVRGMVNGNVVTTTELQRVGVGEVFVVAGQSNAQGFFNYGAPSPGDDRVNCVNYYNGTHQNNSLPAPSFVKMSDNSNISPRGLSSWCWGRLGDILTNRLNVPVLFYNAGWEGTASKNWSETVDGGTTSSIYINDTYPPGQPYANLRLALNYYASLTGVRAVLWHQGEADNILNTNANLYASNLQTVINKSRQHFGKNVGWVVARVSHYKGKNSQEVINGQNQTVFNTSAAYFGPNTDEVQIPRPDGAHLQNGGLADAANVWANSLDEAFFINCSPQTGTYPSYSVRCAGGNQLNINVQGPFVSVQWNNGATGSSVNFGPGTYQATVRDASGNTYFTPSITVPNDLQSAPVTIAVDGKVPLCQGSSIGLTSSSSVDNNWSTGATSQRIDVSSGGTYTVTTRNLYGCSSAASFTVSTVNSPPPAKPTINASGALTFCQGGSVSLTASAANEYRWSNGERGQTVAARTSGIYEVRVLDSQGCTSEPASVVVVVNTPPAAPSISASGNTSFCEGGEVTLSSNYSAGNVWSNGEQGTSIKVTTSGTYNVRFRDNNGCDAISNSIKVTANPLPAKPVITAERPLTFCEGDSTVLTSTNSAQYNWSNGARNRRISILQAGTFTVAITDANGCSSPVSDPVTVKTNPLPTAPTISADRTPTICENEVITLTSSAQAGYIWSNGQNTRTVTVNLTGRYSARTVDANQCQSPSSNVIAVTVNRLPDKPTITALGATTFCVGGQVQLTTNYNAGISWSNFQTTQTVTATTGGDYRVRYRDGNNCEAISDPFRVTVHPLPTAPSVISERPTTFCLFDNTVLTITSAGSSFKWSTGDEGRSIKTYSAGSVTATVYDPATGCTSPPSNPITITVNPLPEKPTISVTGSTTICADKSVTLTASQAAGYQWSNSATTQSINANVAGNYTVAAKNEFGCFSSASDPITVRVIQLPNPPSVIAEGRTTFCEGEQVGLRVESPYQVIWNTGETTSRIIAKQSGNYAASIRDESGCQSPYTGAVRVEAKTLPATPVIQKSGIYALQVSNPTEGATYAWTNNGQALSETAAAIRTTQAGSYTVISSIKHSATLTCTSKASAAYEFVLESGNARIGVFPNPSTDGNVTIEALENLSDVTIIVYDQTGRTLMTKTFASLVGQQKLDLSDLPYGTYHIKVRTPTFNESQKIVLSQP, encoded by the coding sequence ATGAAATTTAGTAAAACATACTTATTCTATTTTGTCAACTTTTTATTATGGCTCTTTCTACCTCTTACCATAGTTGCTCAGATCCGTATCACGTTTCCTAGCAGTCGAATCGTTTTTCAGCGCGATAATGCGGGCAACGGAACGATTCCTATTACGGGGCAATATACTCAAAGCATCGACCGAGTAGAAGCACGGGTGGTGCCGATGGTCAGTGGGCAAGGAGAACAAACCGACTGGCGTACTATCCAAGAAAATCCGCAGGGAGGGTTTTATTCAGGAAGTATTTCGGTTAGGGGAGGCTGGTATGAACTACAAGTCAGGGGAATGGTCAATGGAAATGTGGTCACCACTACCGAGCTTCAACGCGTTGGGGTTGGGGAAGTATTTGTCGTGGCAGGGCAATCAAATGCCCAAGGTTTTTTCAACTACGGTGCACCCAGCCCTGGCGATGACCGTGTCAATTGTGTCAATTATTATAACGGTACGCACCAAAATAATTCATTGCCTGCGCCGTCGTTTGTCAAAATGAGCGACAACAGCAATATAAGTCCGCGCGGCTTGTCTTCTTGGTGCTGGGGAAGGTTGGGAGATATTTTGACCAATCGTCTGAATGTTCCAGTGCTATTTTATAATGCAGGTTGGGAGGGAACTGCTTCCAAAAACTGGTCTGAAACCGTTGATGGAGGCACTACAAGTAGCATTTACATCAATGACACCTATCCACCTGGGCAACCCTATGCCAATTTGCGTTTAGCCCTCAATTATTATGCGAGCCTTACGGGGGTGCGGGCAGTGCTTTGGCACCAAGGCGAAGCCGATAATATTCTCAATACCAACGCCAACCTGTATGCGTCTAATTTGCAGACGGTCATCAACAAATCACGGCAGCATTTTGGTAAAAATGTAGGTTGGGTTGTTGCGAGGGTCTCTCATTATAAAGGGAAAAATAGCCAAGAGGTGATTAACGGTCAAAATCAAACCGTTTTTAACACATCGGCTGCTTATTTTGGCCCTAATACCGATGAAGTACAGATTCCTCGTCCTGATGGTGCGCACCTTCAAAACGGCGGATTAGCAGATGCCGCCAATGTGTGGGCTAATTCCCTCGATGAAGCTTTTTTTATCAATTGTTCTCCACAAACAGGTACTTATCCTTCCTATTCGGTTCGTTGTGCGGGCGGAAACCAACTCAATATCAACGTTCAAGGGCCGTTTGTTTCGGTACAGTGGAACAACGGTGCCACAGGGTCTTCTGTCAACTTTGGCCCAGGTACGTATCAGGCTACTGTCCGCGATGCTTCGGGAAATACCTATTTTACGCCTTCTATTACTGTTCCTAATGACCTTCAAAGCGCTCCCGTTACGATTGCAGTTGATGGGAAAGTGCCTCTTTGTCAAGGGAGTAGCATTGGCCTGACGTCGAGTAGCAGTGTTGATAACAATTGGAGTACGGGAGCCACCAGCCAGCGTATTGATGTATCTTCGGGGGGAACATATACGGTGACTACTAGAAACCTGTATGGTTGTAGCAGTGCGGCTTCGTTTACCGTGAGTACTGTCAATTCGCCTCCGCCAGCCAAACCTACCATCAATGCGTCAGGAGCGCTTACTTTTTGTCAAGGAGGGTCAGTCAGTCTAACGGCTAGTGCAGCCAATGAATATCGCTGGTCAAACGGTGAGCGTGGCCAAACGGTTGCAGCCCGTACGTCGGGAATTTATGAAGTACGGGTGCTCGATAGCCAGGGCTGTACGTCGGAGCCTGCGAGTGTGGTGGTGGTAGTAAACACGCCACCTGCCGCCCCAAGCATTAGTGCTTCGGGTAACACCTCGTTTTGTGAAGGGGGAGAAGTGACCCTGTCGTCCAATTATTCGGCAGGAAATGTGTGGAGCAACGGCGAACAAGGCACTAGCATTAAAGTAACAACGTCGGGCACATACAATGTTCGTTTTAGGGATAACAATGGCTGCGATGCCATTTCTAACTCCATCAAGGTAACGGCCAATCCGCTTCCCGCCAAACCCGTGATTACGGCGGAGCGCCCACTTACGTTTTGTGAAGGCGATAGTACGGTTCTTACTTCTACCAATTCGGCCCAGTACAATTGGAGTAATGGAGCTCGTAATCGTCGCATCAGTATTTTACAGGCGGGGACTTTCACTGTGGCTATCACAGATGCTAACGGCTGTTCTTCGCCTGTTTCTGACCCCGTTACGGTTAAGACTAATCCTTTGCCTACTGCACCAACCATCAGTGCTGATCGGACGCCTACTATTTGTGAAAATGAAGTGATTACGCTAACGTCTTCTGCTCAAGCGGGCTACATTTGGAGCAATGGCCAGAATACAAGGACTGTGACGGTCAACCTCACGGGGCGTTATTCGGCCCGCACGGTGGATGCCAATCAGTGCCAATCACCGTCTTCTAATGTGATTGCAGTAACCGTCAACCGCCTTCCTGACAAACCTACTATTACGGCGCTTGGCGCTACAACTTTTTGTGTAGGTGGGCAAGTACAGTTGACAACCAACTACAATGCTGGAATTTCTTGGAGTAATTTTCAAACAACCCAAACGGTCACGGCTACTACTGGGGGTGACTATCGAGTGCGGTATCGGGATGGCAACAACTGTGAGGCCATTTCTGACCCTTTTCGGGTAACCGTCCACCCGCTGCCCACTGCTCCTTCGGTGATTAGTGAAAGACCTACAACCTTTTGTTTATTTGATAATACGGTACTCACCATTACTTCGGCGGGAAGCTCGTTTAAGTGGAGTACGGGCGATGAAGGCCGAAGCATAAAAACGTACTCGGCGGGAAGTGTTACTGCCACCGTTTATGACCCAGCCACGGGATGTACTTCTCCTCCCTCTAATCCCATTACGATTACGGTTAATCCGCTCCCTGAAAAACCGACCATTAGCGTAACGGGCTCAACGACCATCTGTGCGGATAAATCTGTGACACTGACGGCTTCGCAAGCAGCTGGTTATCAGTGGTCTAACTCCGCGACGACGCAAAGCATCAACGCCAACGTGGCTGGGAATTACACGGTTGCCGCCAAAAATGAGTTTGGCTGTTTTTCTTCCGCCTCAGATCCTATTACGGTTCGAGTGATTCAACTGCCTAATCCGCCGTCGGTTATTGCTGAAGGGCGCACTACGTTCTGCGAAGGTGAACAAGTAGGTTTGAGGGTAGAAAGCCCCTATCAGGTAATCTGGAATACGGGCGAAACAACAAGTAGGATTATCGCCAAACAATCAGGTAATTACGCCGCTAGTATCCGTGATGAATCGGGCTGTCAGTCGCCTTATACGGGTGCAGTTCGGGTAGAGGCTAAAACCCTTCCCGCTACGCCCGTCATTCAAAAATCGGGAATTTATGCCTTACAAGTGAGTAACCCAACCGAAGGCGCGACTTATGCTTGGACAAACAACGGTCAAGCCCTCAGCGAAACCGCTGCTGCCATTCGAACGACACAAGCAGGAAGTTACACGGTGATTTCGTCGATTAAGCACAGTGCTACGTTGACTTGCACGTCCAAAGCATCGGCGGCGTATGAGTTTGTACTGGAAAGTGGCAACGCCCGCATAGGTGTTTTTCCCAACCCAAGTACCGATGGGAATGTCACCATCGAAGCACTGGAAAATTTGAGCGATGTCACCATCATCGTCTATGACCAAACGGGGCGTACGCTGATGACCAAAACGTTTGCTAGTTTGGTAGGTCAACAAAAACTAGATTTGAGCGACCTGCCCTACGGAACGTATCACATTAAAGTCCGAACCCCAACATTTAACGAAAGTCAAAAAATTGTTTTAAGTCAACCATGA
- a CDS encoding GNAT family N-acetyltransferase, with the protein MQHNNYIFTSERLGFRQWQDSDLPSFVAMNQDARVMKFFPNPLPENETREMVERMKALIDQRGYSWFAVDELSSGQFIGFIGLNHPRFESFFTPCMEIGWRLHPDFWHKGYATEGGNACLDFAFNTLKVEKVYAFTADTNKPSEQVMVRLGMTKAGEFLHPLLPNHPLSNHVLYVTSKRVVSNPQHTIGL; encoded by the coding sequence ATGCAGCACAATAACTACATTTTCACCAGCGAGCGTCTCGGTTTTCGGCAATGGCAGGACAGCGATTTGCCTTCGTTTGTTGCGATGAACCAAGACGCGCGCGTGATGAAGTTTTTCCCAAATCCTCTTCCTGAAAACGAAACCCGCGAGATGGTCGAACGAATGAAAGCGCTCATCGACCAGCGTGGTTATAGTTGGTTTGCGGTGGACGAACTTTCGAGTGGTCAGTTTATTGGATTCATTGGCCTCAACCATCCTCGTTTTGAGAGTTTTTTTACACCTTGTATGGAAATAGGCTGGCGGCTTCATCCCGATTTTTGGCACAAAGGCTACGCTACCGAAGGTGGAAATGCTTGCCTTGATTTTGCGTTTAATACCCTCAAAGTAGAAAAAGTATATGCCTTTACGGCTGATACGAACAAGCCTTCGGAGCAAGTAATGGTTCGTTTAGGAATGACAAAGGCAGGCGAGTTTTTACATCCACTTTTACCCAATCATCCGTTGAGTAATCATGTATTGTATGTAACTTCGAAGCGGGTTGTGAGCAACCCTCAACACACAATCGGGTTGTGA
- a CDS encoding shikimate dehydrogenase, translating into MRLFALIGFPLTHSFSKKYFTEKFEKEGISGCRYELLELPNCQDFPQLIAAHPDLVGLNVTIPHKQNVIPFLDELDAASAARIGAVNTIKILPDGKLKGYNTDYYGFRSSLEQWLDSLQRTPANLKALVLGNGGAAKAVFAALNDLKISYQVVSRQKTETTIGYDDLTDEVIHSHSLIINTSPVGTYPKVEDCPAIPYHLLGEQHLLYDLVYNPAETLFLQKGKEQNAQTHNGLPMLHLQAEKAWEIWNAAQ; encoded by the coding sequence ATGAGATTATTTGCCCTGATCGGATTTCCACTTACCCACTCTTTCTCAAAAAAATATTTTACCGAAAAATTTGAAAAAGAAGGCATCAGCGGATGCCGCTATGAGTTGTTAGAATTACCGAATTGCCAAGACTTTCCCCAGCTCATTGCCGCACATCCCGATTTGGTTGGCCTCAACGTGACCATTCCGCACAAGCAAAACGTTATTCCTTTTTTGGACGAATTGGATGCGGCCTCTGCGGCGCGGATTGGGGCGGTCAATACCATTAAAATTCTTCCTGATGGGAAATTGAAAGGCTACAATACCGACTATTACGGTTTTCGGTCGTCGTTGGAGCAATGGCTCGACTCGTTGCAAAGAACACCTGCCAATCTCAAAGCACTGGTATTAGGCAACGGAGGTGCTGCCAAGGCGGTTTTTGCAGCTTTGAACGACTTGAAAATCTCGTATCAAGTGGTTTCTCGTCAAAAAACTGAAACGACTATCGGTTACGACGACCTCACTGACGAAGTTATCCACAGTCATTCGTTGATTATCAACACTTCGCCCGTTGGAACTTACCCCAAGGTAGAGGATTGCCCCGCGATTCCGTATCATTTATTGGGGGAGCAGCACCTTTTGTACGACTTGGTGTATAATCCTGCGGAAACGTTATTTTTACAAAAAGGAAAAGAACAAAACGCCCAAACGCACAACGGCCTTCCGATGCTACATCTACAAGCTGAAAAAGCGTGGGAAATCTGGAATGCAGCACAATAA
- a CDS encoding metallophosphoesterase, whose product MIRRQFLQLSVGLVALGCQPPSAKSSRRLRFAVASDGHYGQAKTDYKAYHENIIKYFKQERAEKGLDFVVFNGDLFHDNIQFLPEVKQYFDQLGFPYYVTRGNHDHVTPAQWRETWGYDLNHSVEIGKNAIILADTSNEKGEYLCPDIPWIDAQLAKFTKKEHVFLFMHIPAKLWSEHGTTCPELEKTLAKYPNLRAMFHGHDHAIDMGKTLSKPAFFDGHFGGNWGVDYKGYRIVEARSARSCYTFQWNPDKRLKVNEQVF is encoded by the coding sequence ATGATACGTCGCCAATTTCTCCAGCTCTCTGTAGGTCTTGTAGCGCTTGGTTGCCAACCACCTTCGGCCAAATCTTCTCGTCGATTGCGTTTTGCTGTGGCCTCCGATGGCCATTATGGGCAAGCAAAAACCGATTATAAAGCCTACCACGAAAACATCATCAAGTACTTTAAACAAGAACGGGCTGAAAAAGGGCTTGATTTTGTGGTTTTTAACGGAGACTTATTTCATGATAACATTCAGTTCTTGCCCGAAGTCAAGCAGTACTTTGACCAATTGGGCTTTCCGTATTACGTCACGCGTGGCAACCACGACCACGTCACGCCTGCCCAATGGCGCGAAACTTGGGGATATGACCTTAATCACAGCGTAGAAATTGGTAAAAATGCGATTATTTTGGCCGATACGTCCAACGAAAAAGGAGAATACCTTTGCCCTGATATTCCGTGGATTGATGCTCAATTGGCGAAATTTACCAAAAAAGAACACGTATTTTTGTTCATGCACATTCCCGCCAAGCTTTGGTCTGAGCACGGCACTACTTGCCCCGAATTAGAAAAAACGCTGGCTAAATATCCCAATCTCCGAGCCATGTTTCACGGGCATGACCACGCCATCGACATGGGTAAAACGCTTTCAAAACCTGCCTTTTTTGACGGGCATTTTGGTGGAAATTGGGGCGTTGACTACAAAGGCTACCGCATCGTAGAGGCCCGTAGTGCCCGTAGTTGCTATACGTTTCAGTGGAACCCCGACAAACGATTAAAAGTCAACGAGCAAGTATTTTAG
- a CDS encoding calcineurin-like phosphoesterase family protein, with product MNKFTLLLLSTFLLGTAEAQNVAKGIVYEDLNGNFKKDKKEKGIANVAVSNGTDVVLTNAKGEYQLPVGDDNIFFVIKPSGYKVGLDENNLPKSYYLHKPKGAPELKYKGAAPTGALPASLDFALTASPEAENFKALIFGDPQPYTLDEIKHFEKGVVQEVAGIKEVAFGLSLGDLVGDNLDLHQAYKETIRKVGLPWYNLTGNHDMNYDVTQDEHANEAFQSHLGPVNYSFNYGKVHFIVLDDILYPDPRDGKGYWGGFRKDQLDFVENDLKFVPKGNLVVLAFHIPLELEGESFRLEDRQRLFSILKDYPNTLALSAHTHFQQQNFFGAKEGWQGTKPFYEFNVGTTSGDWYSGEKNDQGVPASTMRDGTPKGYVFLNFNGNQYTIDYKVVGKPSDYQIDIYAPNVIPSDRGTAAKVYANFFMGSEKDVVEYRLDNGDWKPMTYTREADPRYVAALYRWDASEKLMPGRRPSNPVKSTHLWSVAFPNTKVEGTHTIEVRAKDMFGRTFTQTKTFRVEKP from the coding sequence ATGAACAAATTTACACTCCTGCTCTTATCCACGTTCTTGCTTGGCACGGCTGAGGCCCAAAATGTCGCCAAGGGAATTGTTTACGAAGACCTAAATGGTAATTTTAAGAAAGACAAAAAAGAAAAAGGCATTGCCAACGTTGCCGTATCCAACGGTACAGACGTGGTGCTTACCAACGCAAAGGGTGAATATCAGTTGCCCGTTGGCGACGACAATATCTTTTTTGTCATCAAACCTTCAGGTTATAAAGTAGGCTTGGACGAAAACAACCTCCCAAAGTCTTACTATTTGCACAAACCCAAAGGCGCGCCCGAATTGAAGTATAAAGGCGCAGCACCGACAGGCGCGCTTCCTGCTTCATTGGATTTTGCCCTGACGGCCTCTCCCGAAGCCGAAAACTTCAAAGCCCTCATTTTTGGTGACCCACAGCCTTACACTTTGGACGAAATAAAACACTTTGAAAAAGGGGTTGTCCAAGAGGTTGCAGGCATCAAAGAGGTTGCTTTTGGGTTAAGTCTGGGCGATTTGGTGGGCGATAACCTTGATTTACACCAAGCGTACAAAGAAACGATTCGAAAAGTAGGGCTTCCGTGGTACAATCTTACGGGCAACCACGACATGAACTACGACGTGACCCAAGACGAGCACGCCAATGAGGCGTTTCAATCGCATTTAGGCCCCGTCAATTATTCGTTCAATTACGGAAAAGTCCATTTTATCGTGCTTGACGACATCCTTTATCCTGACCCGCGCGACGGCAAAGGCTATTGGGGTGGCTTCCGTAAAGACCAGCTCGATTTTGTTGAAAATGACCTCAAGTTTGTCCCTAAAGGAAATTTGGTGGTTTTGGCATTCCATATTCCTTTGGAATTAGAGGGAGAATCGTTTCGTTTGGAAGACCGTCAACGTCTTTTTTCTATCCTCAAGGATTATCCCAATACACTCGCACTTTCGGCCCATACGCACTTCCAGCAACAAAACTTTTTCGGTGCAAAAGAAGGATGGCAGGGAACGAAACCTTTCTATGAATTTAACGTAGGGACAACCTCGGGCGACTGGTATTCGGGCGAAAAAAATGACCAAGGCGTCCCTGCTTCTACCATGCGCGACGGGACACCAAAGGGCTATGTTTTTCTCAATTTCAACGGTAATCAATATACCATCGACTATAAAGTGGTGGGCAAACCTAGCGATTATCAAATTGATATTTATGCACCAAACGTCATCCCGTCTGACCGTGGAACGGCGGCTAAAGTATATGCCAACTTTTTTATGGGAAGTGAAAAAGATGTGGTTGAATACCGCCTCGATAACGGCGACTGGAAACCAATGACTTACACACGCGAAGCGGATCCTCGCTATGTGGCGGCTCTTTACCGCTGGGATGCCTCGGAAAAGTTGATGCCTGGACGTCGGCCAAGTAACCCCGTTAAGTCAACGCACTTGTGGTCGGTGGCTTTTCCAAATACCAAGGTAGAAGGTACGCACACGATTGAAGTTCGTGCCAAAGACATGTTTGGACGGACGTTTACCCAAACAAAAACATTTCGGGTAGAAAAACCATAA